From Macadamia integrifolia cultivar HAES 741 unplaced genomic scaffold, SCU_Mint_v3 scaffold837, whole genome shotgun sequence, a single genomic window includes:
- the LOC122070154 gene encoding GPI-anchored protein LLG1-like, translating into MVSKGYCCCSILSFVFLLHIIMASAASSFLSPNHVIVPEGSTGRKLLQEIKSCPVDFEFLNYTIITSQCKSPYPSQPCCSALNKFSCPYVDELSDSTNDCILTMFSYINLIGKYPASLFSNECQGQWLSCNVTTAPAASVNANGGWVAQNVSPLLILMALFPILLFQIL; encoded by the exons ATGGTGTCCAAAGGCTACTGCTGCTGCTCCATCCTTTCCTTCGTCTTCCTCCTCCACATTATTATGGCCTCTGCcgcttcttccttcctttcaccAA ACCATGTCATTGTACCTGAGGGATCTACCGGTCGAAAGCTTCTCCAGGAGATAAAGA GCTGCCCAGTGGATTTTGAGTTCCTCAACTACACGATAATCACAAGCCAGTGCAAATCTCCCTATCCTTCTCAGCCATGTTGCTCAGCCTTGAATAAATTTTCATGCCCGTATGTGGATGAGCTGAGCGACTCTACGAATGACTGCATATTGACAATGTTCAGCTACATTAACCTCATTGGGAAGTACCCAGCTAGCCTGTTTTCCAACGAGTGCCAGGGGCAATGGCTTTCTTGCAATGTGACAACAGCACCTGCAGCATCAGTCAACGCAAATGGAGGTTGGGTTGCCCAGAATGTCTCTCCTCTTCTAATACTGATGGCCTTGTTTCCAATTCTACTTTTCCAGATTTTATAA